GAATCCTGAATAGAATCTCCCCACTTTTAAAAGACCAGATAAGCTTCAACGAAGAAGCTTTCACAATCAATTCATCGTTAATAACATAGCGTTTAGTCCAAGAATCTTGAACTCCATAATCCTCCACTACCCATACTTCCGCACGAGCATTGATACCACGAACAAGAACACACATGCACCCTTCCAACACCCCTAGTGTCATAAACCGGTGTTTATTCACCAAAGGTCCTTTTGGTAGTTGTATTTCTTTGAATGTCTCCTCACTGATATCTAAAGAGACTACAAAATGTGAAGAGCTTCGTGCTTCAGCCAACCAATGAAGCTCTCCATTAACAAGCTCCCCAGCTTCTAGAGTAATATAAAAGTCCACATCTCCAATTCTTCTCCACGAAGTTAATCGCAACGAATAGACTTGGACTATCTTACAATAACGAGTTAATAACTTGTAATCATCACTCTTAGCATCATACCCGAATGCAACCATGTCGAATTCATCATTATATGGTGATTTGGGTATTTGTTTATGCTCTTTGGTAGCAGGATTCCAAAGACATAGAAAAATCctcccatcatcatcatcaacttgGAACCATAGGCAGAGCAAACCATCACAAGAACCCAATATTTCAACCCATAAACGACACTTCATGGAATTAAATGGATAATCCATTTTAACTGAATGATAAAGATCCCTAGTAGACAATAATGATTTTAATGAATGATTACTTACGGAACGGAATACCGTATGGTTATCATTCTGAATCTGATAATCTTGCCCCATTAGCATGAGATTAGGTTTGTTTCTTAGTACCGAAAGACTCAGATCATTTTAGCAAAATCAGGATCAGAAATGAGATGAAGCCAAGATTTACAAACACACTTACAAGCAAACGTTGATTTCACCGGTATCCTTAAGAGAATGTCGAGGTAGATCTCTTCGGGAAGACTTGACGacattatatcttcttcttcttcagcgttGGAATTTCCGGTAGAGGAAACTAGGGTTTATTTCGTTATGAAATTGGGGATTTTGTTGTTCGCTTGTTTCCGAGATGAAGAAGACCAGAATATGGATAGTCATGAGTTTGACAAAATGGTCAACGTGATCGTTTCCGAGATTGTATTTAAGTAATTTATCAGATGTGTCACAGTTGTATAACTATGAGTTATTTGGGTGACGAAACCAGCAGTCAACACCCGGTTGCGGATTTTCATTTTTAAAGAAAATGATGGTGGTCactgttagttttttttttgaagcatgaattctATTAGAAAAGGCTAGATTACAACTTGTCGTGGATATGTGGTACCCAAAGAGTCTTGAAATAAAATATGACTGATAAAAGATGGGATTGTCTGGTCCCATATTTTGGTTGAATAGTTTCCTTCTTGGCTTCCATCTGCTGCATGATTTGCTAGTCCGtctgctgcttgatttccttccctgtagttgtgttGTATAACGACTTGCGGGATCTGCCTAAGCCtactttttatttcttcaatcattccTGCTATGTGCCAAGGTGGAGTGGTAGTTGATGTGATGAAACGCAGGAGGTTCTCTGAGTCTGTTTCAAGGAGAATTCTAGGCCATTGTCTCTCTGTTGCTGTTCTTGAAGCCAATAGCAGAGCCCAGGTTTCTGCAGTTAGTGCAGTCGTAATTCCCAGCGGTTGCGCCATTGCTATTAAAGTTCGCACATCAGAGTTCCTACAGAGGAATCCATCCCCTGCAAATCCCGGGTGGCCTTTGGCTGCTCCATCtgtgttaatcttaatccagTTGATGTTCGGAATGGACCAACCTACCGATATTCTTGCTATCCTTTTATCTGTTGTTGGGTGGTTGAATGTTGGTGTATCTCCTGGTATGATTGGTGGTGAAGCGTGCAGTGCCCTGGAATattcttgttgtagtttttgtGCCCAGGCTAGGATTTCTTCCGaagttgtttgttgttgttggtaaATTAGATCATTTCTGGATAGCCATAAGGTCCAGAATAGAAAACAGAACGAGGATATTACATATGTTGGTGATGGTTGTTGCAGGATTTGGGATATGGTTATTTGAGGAGTTAAGGTGAAGGTCGGGGTGGGGTTGGAGTTTGGTGCATTATGGTTGTTCCACGAAGTAGTTATCGTCGGACAATGAATTAAAAAGGTGGCTTGCTAATTCTGTATCAGTAGTACATCTTGGGAATATGTTtgagttggtcaaatggattcgatgtaagagagagaaggttggtaatccttcgTTGAtgactttccacaagaaaagccgaatttttggtggacatggtaaagtccACAGGAATTTGGTAGGTAGTAGAGGGGTGTGAGTTGGTTGAccatgggttagacatttgtatcccgaaGATGTAGTGTAGTTTCcagattttgagtgtggccagataattttatccGGGGTATTATTTTGGGGAAGGTGGATGTTGATTATTTTTTGAATTATTGGATTGGGAATGGTGTTCAATTTTTCATGGTTCCAGGAGTTGGAGATTGGGTCGATGATATCTGCTACCATTTGGATTGGGTAGCATTGTGTTGGGTCTAGATTGGGAGAGTGTGGAATCCAATTAGCCTCTATCGGAGTTTAtaacccatttccaatacgatGGAAAATTAAATTTTGCATGGTAGGGATAATTGACGCAAGTTGTCTCCATTGAGGACTGGAAGAAGAGGGAATGGAAATTCTTccttgtagaattggttgttTGTTAAGGTATTTTGCACTGAAGAGACTTCCGCATATAGAGTTAGGTTGTTCATACAAATTCCAGATTCTTTTCATGAGAAGTGTCTTATTATGATCACTGCTTTTCCGTATTCCTAATCCTCCTTCGGCTAATGGTTTTGTTGCTTTATCCCATCCTATAGGGTGGAGTTTTTTAATTGTTGAgtcatgtccccagaaaaaatttctggtgatacgatctatttgtttgtggaTATTTTTGGGTAGGTTTTGAGTTTGCATTATGTGATTTGAGGTGGGGGTTAGGGAAGTTTTGATGAGAACGAGTCTTCCGGCTGGAGTTAGGCATTTTATCATCCATCTTTTTGCTTTTCTGGCTAATCTTTGTAGGAGGGGAGTGAAAGTTCGATTTTATGCTCTTCCTTGTTTAAATTGGATGCCTAGATAGGTTGGAGGTTTTGATGTGGCCGGCATATTAAGAGTTGCTGAAGATCATTTATTTTGACTGGGTCTAAATTAGGGTGATGGATGATTATTGATTTGGTAGTATTAATTACTTGCCCTGCAGAGGAGCTATAGGCGTGGAGGAGGGTTTTAAGGTGTTGGTTACTCTGATCTGACGCTTTATAGGTGATCAGAAGATCATCTGCATACATTAGATGAATTATGGGAGGAGCTTTTTGTGATATGTCAAGTCCTGgaacctttctcatgatccttgctgatatcgtttctgaaattgttctgcgacgcttttgtgcaataccattgttaacttcgctgagacacaactgttgcgagattctgatcctacatcttgcctcttctcatatcttctctgcaaagtagagaatgatgtgagaaatgccgcaatcTCTTattttttcatattctgcatttatcacacgtattctttcttcaatttatttctcgacacgtcttttgtaaccgttactttttaactgcttaaatctttccgtattaaccacgtttattttctcgaggaaaaatttcctctatatatatttcttttcatcctcttcttctttctttttattctctctgcaacttcatcgttcttctgcaaactctatcgttgcaacttttcttccttcttcttcaatatttttaaattcttcttcatcttcaaattagatcttcatagttcgtgatcttcttcaagataatttccctgctatcatctttcatggattcatcaaggttagtcttcttttttcttccttatgtgatgttgtttatgtgattcccatacccttgttatttcagcaaaagcggctccaacaccaaattttcagttcagaatcctaacaatcccaaattaCAGCATAAAGTTGTCATTCATAAAAGGAATTCttcgaatgagaaggtagtaagaaacactatctttttctaataacaatattgttgcctatgtttcttatctagattgtaattcgcagggtgataaagatcttcatatacctcacaagaaatctcgccacctcaaggctATTCCAACTATTGTTCCCTTccatctactcatttcttccaaatctcctgcgacatcttcgcaagataaacctttatctccaattcatgaagacgctgcctctgacttcatttcttccaaatctcctgcaaTATATTCGCaaaataaacctttatctccaactcgcgagaatgctgcctctgatttcatttctccagttgatcttcctatgactgaaattccccttgtggttccttctgcgaatgaagcctcttttcttcccattgagaatgtttctcaaccttttgTCTCCACCAGTTCTCTTCCTAAGTCTTCTCCTTTGTCGAAAGAGAGCGTGGAAgggataaatattgctttcaaggttgtatctgagattctagatgatggcaagaagtcttccactgatcccatcaagtctaatatttgcgaaattctgagcaagcatttgggttcttacaaagctgcttcgcagacaactttagaaaaagaatgtaatgctcttcgtcttgaaaatcagaaacttcagaacgtTTTGCtgaatcttgatattctttgcaAGACGAATGATGAGTTAAGAGGTATTATTTCCTCATCCATGTCTTTAATTTGCTTTtttgatggttttatccttcccccgCTTAATTATcatttaaatccctctttcgcatgttaagcattaaatcagaaacgagtaatggagagatatcaatttgaatctgctgttgaagaagcccgtgttgataaagaagtcttaatggatcaatataaccaattagataatctatattcatattctcttgatcaaataaataaccttaccaatgaaaatacccaattagttgaaaaacaagatctattaagtaatgaagtatctcgtctttcttattctttaaccaaagctaatttagggatgaaaactttatcagatgagaataaaaccttgtctcaagagaagcgagtttattcAAACAAGATggagatatcttcgcaacaacttaatattctccaaaaagtatgtgctgaccaagaaaaatctcttcgctctttaagaaatgaacttaaagaagtaacagaatcatctatcattgaaagagattcactcattcaaggtagaatagctttaagtgtgaaggcaaatcagcttaaagatcaatattccaaattagaagaatcttattcttctcttgcgaagaaaaatgcctttcttgtttctaaagagaaaaatattcagtctcgacttaaaggtttagttggagataaatttgatgacgcaatggatcattgggagaatagttctatatccttggttcaacatcttatttcgcaaaaggaaggtagtcataatagtttgactgccttaattatctttcctttgtcatatctctctgaattccttatcttaataaaattttgtattctatttttcacagagtctgagaagaatcttcattcttctatttctgatttggaggctaaatatgctaaaattcgcaaggagaatgcattacttgtctctactcttactggttctcgcgaccgggcagaaagaagacttgattatcttgcttattttaatgatattcaagataggaatcatcaaagagcacttcttctccAAGTTCATCtctgggctgaagtccttgtaaacgacattttattgtccaactctcttcctcctacatcaattaatcctttagaagtagatgatgatgaagttcctcgtcctgctgacagtgattacgattatgaaagcggTGTAGAGGATAATTTcccggaagatgaagaagaaggtccttctaaagaagtatctgctggtgttaatcagaatgataaagaaatttctcccgaagaagtagttgctggcgatactcaagatgctaatcaagtaattgctggtgataatcaaaatgctagtcatgacaAAGATCAAAgctgaaatgaaggagaagcttgcgagaatgttggcgaagaacttatgtcatctcctgctaccgatattgatattgaagcttgagcttcttttctagctttgttttttttttcttttctagctgtcttatttttattacttttgagagatgcatttttcaatcgactttggagtcaactatttcttttaatattttgttgataagaaagataatgcttcttgtatatcgattcccatactttcctctcattatctttcttgcgaaaaataatctgttataaatgcttataattagtttgttttattatatgatcttatttttccttcctaattaaaagtcttattatgccatctcttgtcattgcgataaaatcgcaggacgtccttgcactttcatacaaaaacccattgatcttgtcttaactttttcttttgtattatggcctcttcaggaatgttgcgacaatatgacaggcctaaatattcttgcgaaaataaagccccatgacattgccgtcttgcgatgaaatcgcaggacgtcttcgcactttcatgcgaaaacccattgatctcatcttaactttttcttttgtattatttcctcttcaggaatgttgcacaaatatgacaagccttaattatccttgtgaataataagcctcatgacatttgcgtcttaagacacttatcagctccctaatggagggtgccgcccttatctccccctggttgccccttcaaggaggcgtacttctaccatacaaggttagctcctcccatccagtcttaacaacaaccagttgttttcacagcctcttatcccttttacctatagggcttatggttacgagactgcaccctaagtggggttttcttcaggtcgagtgcagtataagccaagacttgtcaagaatggcaaggacgcttcaaactccctcagaactcttgactcaaccgtgtacctcggcgccttgatcagatgtgcactccttgggagagtgcttattaccttagtcgcccaacctaagtcatatgcttaagttgagaatccaaggtgcctctcccggatgggttttattgaccccaaatctccatgactcaggttccggtggcggtatagcctttccttgagtcatgtaacaggtaccccctaatatgacgtactttaggtcttacattttcctcttgcgaaattttattcgcgaactaaggtgtacgccataaaggttcgcccctttcttttatgtcattgttctctgcgaaaattgcgtacatcatgatcttgttttgtcatgaataatcctgcaattattctttcagaattcataacttctcaaagcttcttatggataatatcttttcaagtacaatctgttccatggtctatctaatctatgaccaacatgtTTTCCGTCTcggtccattaatctataagctcctgttctaactatctcctttatgatgtaaggtccatcccattttttctctaattttccaccattttctcgctgatatattggtatttctcgcagaactaaatctcctggttgaaattcacgtatcttgacacgtttattatattctcgagccaatcttcgctgataattcttcatatgttgtaaattttttctcttttttcttctaattcatcaagtttgtttagaattaaacccgcactaagatttttctcccaag
This genomic stretch from Papaver somniferum cultivar HN1 chromosome 5, ASM357369v1, whole genome shotgun sequence harbors:
- the LOC113283781 gene encoding F-box/kelch-repeat protein At3g06240-like; translation: MLMGQDYQIQNDNHTVFRSVSNHSLKSLLSTRDLYHSVKMDYPFNSMKCRLWVEILGSCDGLLCLWFQVDDDDGRIFLCLWNPATKEHKQIPKSPYNDEFDMVAFGYDAKSDDYKLLTRYCKIVQVYSLRLTSWRRIGDVDFYITLEAGELVNGELHWLAEARSSSHFVVSLDISEETFKEIQLPKGPLVNKHRFMTLGVLEGCMCVLVRGINARAEVWVVEDYGVQDSWTKRYVINDELIVKASSLKLIWSFKSGEILFRIR